One Aerococcus urinaeequi DNA segment encodes these proteins:
- a CDS encoding thiol peroxidase, translated as MPTVTFKGEVVELEGTPLEVNQAAPDFEVNEVSGGKVSKADFAGKVLLLSVVPDIDTSVCSIQSNRISDYAKQAGEGVEVATISMNTDESLSNWKAENDSDMRMLNDAAAFGKDYGIFLPELGKLARAMFVIDTEGNVVYKEIVNEVTNEPDYESAIQVVDSLA; from the coding sequence ATGCCAACTGTTACATTTAAAGGCGAAGTTGTAGAATTAGAAGGTACTCCGTTAGAAGTAAACCAAGCGGCACCTGATTTTGAGGTGAATGAAGTAAGTGGTGGCAAAGTGAGTAAAGCGGACTTTGCTGGTAAAGTACTTTTATTATCCGTTGTACCAGATATTGATACATCTGTATGTTCTATCCAATCAAACCGCATCAGTGACTATGCTAAACAAGCTGGTGAGGGCGTAGAAGTTGCGACAATATCAATGAATACTGATGAATCTTTATCTAACTGGAAAGCTGAAAATGATTCAGATATGCGTATGTTAAACGATGCAGCAGCATTCGGTAAAGACTACGGTATCTTCTTACCAGAATTAGGCAAATTAGCACGTGCAATGTTCGTTATCGATACTGAAGGTAATGTTGTTTACAAAGAAATCGTTAATGAAGTAACAAACGAACCAGATTACGAAAGTGCTATTCAAGTAGTTGACTCACTAGCGTAA
- a CDS encoding septation ring formation regulator EzrA encodes MPFLIALLILIILVLLGYGLIYYLGRKQTQANIELDEQKQEIMSTPVADKLYTLRNKNVSGATRRVYESEQAKWQTITRFRLPEIEAALVSAQDYTDKYNIVKARSVADEVETILEETKDEVNGINDRLTEILASEKASEDKHEETYERYAALRKQLLAHGYKFGDALETLEHHLAYIELDFTKYHQQMNDGDFIGAQEVLVQIDADLNELEQMMEKIPNLYSKLNEEYVEQVADMQQGFAHMEDENFHFPIDVDIPKEISASEKKVAEAKKAVSDADLTQASELMEAAGVQIDHTYTLMEKEIASREYIGKNQGAVQRRLEQVTQSNRYGALEIDRVAQNYILYDNEMGKMQEYADQIERQKDVLKTTDDQLAEHQIAYSDMETRYREIYDQLAEIDKGQSAIVVALANLRQRERDARDDLYMFELDLRNIKRSVEIHHLPGLTNEYLDYFFDTSDRIDQLSESLNRVKLDMVEIENLTDQIAKAIEYLDDETEKQVRAAQLTESAIQYANRYRPQHPELNAVIERSYYLFDKEFLYEDAFENIARAVDQIQPGARQEIIQQYDQENQVG; translated from the coding sequence GTGCCGTTTTTAATAGCATTGTTAATCTTAATTATATTGGTATTACTTGGTTACGGACTGATTTATTATTTAGGACGTAAACAAACTCAAGCCAATATTGAATTAGATGAACAAAAACAAGAGATCATGTCTACTCCGGTAGCGGACAAACTATATACACTACGCAACAAGAATGTTTCGGGAGCAACGCGTAGAGTATACGAGAGTGAACAAGCCAAGTGGCAAACCATCACTCGTTTTCGTTTACCAGAGATCGAGGCAGCATTAGTTTCTGCCCAAGATTACACGGATAAATACAACATCGTTAAAGCAAGAAGTGTTGCTGACGAAGTAGAAACCATCCTAGAAGAAACGAAGGATGAAGTGAATGGCATCAACGACCGTTTAACTGAAATATTAGCCAGTGAAAAAGCATCTGAAGACAAGCATGAAGAAACTTACGAGCGCTACGCAGCCTTACGTAAACAATTGCTGGCACACGGCTATAAATTTGGCGATGCCCTAGAAACCTTAGAGCACCATTTAGCTTATATCGAACTTGATTTCACTAAGTATCACCAACAAATGAATGATGGTGATTTCATAGGCGCTCAAGAGGTATTGGTACAAATCGATGCTGACTTGAACGAATTAGAGCAAATGATGGAAAAAATTCCGAATTTGTATAGCAAGTTAAACGAAGAATATGTGGAACAAGTGGCCGATATGCAACAAGGTTTTGCACATATGGAAGATGAAAACTTCCACTTCCCTATTGATGTTGATATTCCAAAAGAAATTTCTGCCTCTGAAAAGAAAGTAGCTGAAGCTAAAAAGGCTGTGTCAGATGCAGACTTGACCCAAGCTTCTGAACTAATGGAAGCTGCTGGGGTACAGATCGACCATACTTATACTTTGATGGAGAAAGAAATTGCTTCAAGAGAGTATATTGGGAAAAACCAAGGCGCTGTTCAACGCCGCTTGGAACAAGTAACACAAAGCAACCGCTATGGGGCATTAGAAATTGACCGTGTAGCGCAAAATTACATATTATATGACAATGAAATGGGTAAAATGCAAGAATACGCTGATCAAATTGAACGGCAAAAAGACGTGTTGAAAACAACAGATGACCAATTAGCAGAACACCAAATTGCTTATTCAGATATGGAAACACGTTATCGTGAAATCTATGACCAGTTAGCTGAAATTGACAAAGGTCAATCAGCGATTGTTGTGGCTTTGGCTAACCTACGTCAAAGAGAGCGTGATGCGCGCGATGACTTATACATGTTCGAACTTGATTTACGTAACATCAAGCGTTCAGTAGAAATTCATCATTTACCAGGCTTGACTAATGAGTACTTAGATTACTTCTTCGATACAAGCGACCGCATTGATCAATTGTCAGAATCATTAAACCGTGTCAAATTAGACATGGTAGAAATTGAAAATCTAACCGATCAAATTGCTAAGGCGATTGAATACTTGGATGATGAAACTGAAAAACAAGTCCGCGCTGCCCAATTAACAGAGTCAGCGATCCAATACGCGAACCGTTACCGTCCGCAACATCCAGAGTTGAACGCGGTAATAGAACGGTCATATTATTTATTCGATAAAGAATTTTTATACGAAGATGCCTTTGAAAATATTGCCCGAGCGGTTGACCAAATTCAACCAGGTGCAAGACAAGAAATCATTCAGCAGTATGACCAAGAAAATCAAGTAGGCTAA
- a CDS encoding DUF4044 domain-containing protein, whose amino-acid sequence MRKGQKKHQPEKRGFDKMYDKKDKKTGKIFTWIMLILMLSSVVLSLGFALYSYFGL is encoded by the coding sequence ATGCGTAAAGGTCAAAAGAAACATCAACCAGAAAAACGTGGCTTCGATAAAATGTACGATAAAAAAGATAAGAAAACGGGTAAAATCTTTACTTGGATAATGTTAATCCTTATGTTATCTTCAGTCGTTTTATCTTTAGGTTTTGCACTATACAGCTACTTTGGTCTATAA
- a CDS encoding 5-bromo-4-chloroindolyl phosphate hydrolysis family protein, protein MNRPLQYIAKIGQYPFYWPMNVTIIFLLFVFGTPYYQITFWVLALSFLVFVISNIYTANIADHQSNRERYKPRRVPKSRKAIYEEADLTDQEIHFFRSEMAEALDTIETILGYENYNTHLNMVFKRYDTSKVLKSYFQAITQAPDRLNQATDFLYHVLPNLKAALEQYTAINQAMDKSPRKIQKLTSLREEIADLAHQAQSSLESFTNDPE, encoded by the coding sequence ATGAACCGCCCACTTCAATACATCGCAAAAATTGGTCAATATCCTTTTTACTGGCCGATGAACGTCACAATCATTTTTCTATTGTTTGTATTTGGTACCCCCTACTACCAAATTACTTTCTGGGTGTTGGCACTATCTTTCTTAGTCTTTGTAATCAGTAATATTTACACGGCCAATATCGCTGACCATCAAAGTAACCGTGAAAGATATAAACCAAGACGGGTACCCAAATCAAGAAAGGCCATCTATGAGGAAGCTGACTTAACTGACCAAGAGATTCATTTTTTCCGGTCCGAAATGGCTGAAGCCTTGGATACTATCGAAACAATCTTAGGTTATGAAAACTACAATACCCATTTAAATATGGTATTTAAACGTTATGATACAAGCAAAGTCTTGAAAAGTTATTTCCAAGCCATTACACAAGCGCCAGATCGTCTAAACCAGGCGACCGATTTCCTATATCATGTGCTCCCAAATTTAAAGGCCGCGCTTGAACAGTATACGGCCATTAATCAAGCAATGGATAAATCACCACGGAAAATTCAAAAGTTGACTAGTTTACGTGAGGAAATCGCAGACTTAGCCCACCAAGCGCAAAGTTCACTCGAAAGCTTCACTAATGACCCTGAGTAA
- a CDS encoding cysteine desulfurase family protein has translation MIYFDNSATTKIAPEALQTMTQVMQNYYGNPSSLHKLGNESAKLLNSARKQVADLLGAHSAEIFFTSGGTESNNWAIKGTAMEKAKYHGKHIIVSSVEHPSVRNTMETLSQDGFDITYLPADKSGKVHVEDVAAAIQENTILVSVMAVNNEIGTIQPIAEIGDLLEKYPTIHFHVDGVQSVGTFEKPLIHKRVDLMSFSAHKFNGPRGIGILYKKQNRVISHLLDGGGQEMGQRSTTENLAGIVATAKALRMALTEAKEVKAKENAMQEKLRAFLAQHTDVVQVFSPEDAAPHVLCFALKGVRGEVMVHALEEEDIIVSTTSACSSRAVNNTSSTLGAMKVDSVWAKQAIRVSFGKENTMAEVDRFIEVYSQLMRKFERIQ, from the coding sequence ATGATCTATTTTGATAACAGCGCAACGACGAAAATTGCGCCGGAAGCACTACAAACGATGACACAAGTCATGCAGAATTATTATGGTAATCCATCTAGTTTGCATAAGTTGGGTAATGAATCAGCTAAACTATTAAATTCAGCACGTAAACAAGTTGCCGACTTACTTGGGGCACATTCGGCAGAAATATTCTTTACGTCTGGTGGAACCGAATCGAATAACTGGGCCATCAAAGGAACAGCTATGGAAAAAGCCAAATACCATGGTAAGCATATTATTGTTTCTAGTGTTGAACATCCGTCTGTTCGAAATACGATGGAAACATTGAGTCAAGATGGCTTTGATATTACTTATCTACCAGCTGATAAATCCGGAAAAGTCCATGTTGAAGATGTGGCGGCAGCTATTCAAGAGAATACGATACTCGTATCTGTAATGGCTGTAAATAACGAAATTGGTACGATCCAACCTATCGCTGAAATTGGTGATTTATTAGAAAAATATCCAACTATCCATTTCCATGTTGACGGTGTTCAAAGTGTGGGTACTTTTGAAAAACCACTTATTCATAAACGAGTGGATTTGATGAGTTTTTCTGCCCATAAATTTAATGGACCTCGTGGTATTGGCATCTTATATAAGAAACAAAATCGTGTAATCAGTCATTTACTGGATGGCGGTGGTCAAGAAATGGGCCAACGATCAACAACAGAAAACTTAGCGGGGATTGTAGCAACAGCAAAAGCGCTTCGAATGGCTTTAACCGAAGCGAAAGAAGTAAAAGCTAAAGAAAATGCGATGCAAGAAAAATTACGTGCCTTTTTAGCTCAACACACAGATGTTGTACAAGTTTTTAGTCCAGAAGATGCAGCACCGCATGTATTATGCTTTGCTTTAAAAGGTGTCCGAGGAGAAGTAATGGTTCATGCTTTAGAAGAGGAAGATATTATCGTTTCAACGACTAGTGCATGTTCAAGCAGAGCTGTGAATAATACTTCATCAACGTTAGGTGCGATGAAGGTTGATTCAGTTTGGGCTAAACAAGCTATTCGTGTAAGTTTTGGTAAGGAAAATACCATGGCAGAAGTAGATCGCTTTATTGAAGTTTATAGTCAACTAATGAGGAAATTTGAACGTATCCAATAA
- a CDS encoding 5'-methylthioadenosine/adenosylhomocysteine nucleosidase, which yields MKVAIICPMEEEIGYYKEHLGLSVSEIVGSTEVWTTSYEGHEIIVARCGIGKVNAAIATTLVAQTNPDLIINTGSAGALAPDRQIGDIVIGEATMYHDADARAFGYELGQVPTMPARYKAPENLIQGFLDAYHETDLNATTGLILTGDQFIADTDKVNDLYQTFRGAQCAEMEGAAVAQVAHQFGVDCIVIRAISDTAQQDANVVFDEFVVTAGQNAAKVTLNYLKHLN from the coding sequence ATGAAAGTAGCAATTATTTGCCCAATGGAAGAAGAAATTGGTTACTATAAAGAACACCTAGGCCTAAGTGTTAGTGAAATTGTTGGGTCAACAGAAGTATGGACAACATCATACGAAGGGCACGAAATCATTGTAGCCCGTTGCGGGATTGGGAAAGTAAACGCCGCAATCGCGACAACACTTGTTGCCCAAACAAACCCAGATTTAATCATCAATACTGGGTCAGCTGGGGCCCTTGCACCAGACCGTCAAATTGGGGATATTGTCATTGGGGAAGCGACGATGTACCATGACGCGGATGCCCGTGCATTCGGTTATGAATTAGGCCAAGTGCCTACAATGCCAGCCCGTTATAAGGCGCCAGAAAACTTAATTCAAGGCTTCTTAGATGCTTATCATGAAACAGATTTAAATGCGACAACCGGATTGATCTTAACAGGAGATCAATTTATTGCCGATACTGATAAAGTGAATGATTTATATCAGACATTTAGAGGGGCGCAATGTGCTGAGATGGAAGGAGCTGCTGTTGCGCAAGTAGCTCACCAGTTTGGTGTTGATTGTATTGTCATTCGAGCGATTTCTGATACCGCTCAACAAGACGCTAATGTGGTCTTTGATGAATTTGTGGTGACGGCAGGGCAAAATGCCGCTAAAGTGACTCTGAACTATTTAAAACATTTAAATTAA
- a CDS encoding GlsB/YeaQ/YmgE family stress response membrane protein → MGWLWSLIVGGLIGWGAGAILGKDVPGGVIGNIICGMLGSWVASTFLQDFGPVIGGYAVIPSLIGAIVLILVLNFVLKRLN, encoded by the coding sequence ATGGGCTGGTTATGGTCTTTAATCGTCGGTGGACTTATTGGTTGGGGTGCAGGTGCAATCCTAGGTAAAGATGTCCCAGGTGGCGTTATCGGTAACATTATCTGTGGTATGTTAGGTTCTTGGGTAGCATCTACTTTCTTACAAGACTTTGGTCCTGTAATTGGTGGATACGCAGTGATCCCTTCACTAATCGGAGCTATCGTATTAATCTTAGTATTAAACTTTGTCTTAAAACGTTTAAACTAG
- a CDS encoding NUDIX hydrolase, translating into MTFGEKTIKKETLYEGKILNLEKHQVRLQNGELADRELIFHGPAVGIFALRDDKIVLVRQYRKGIEAVSLEVPAGLVDPNEDLLVAAKREFAEETGMAGENWQQLDGFYVTPGYNDEFIQMYACQNVTDLPEPPAQDDDENIELVYLDFGQAKAAIASGEISDMKTIYAIQYWQILTLQG; encoded by the coding sequence ATGACATTTGGTGAAAAAACAATTAAGAAAGAAACCTTATACGAAGGAAAGATTCTAAACTTAGAGAAGCATCAAGTCCGTTTGCAAAATGGTGAACTTGCAGATCGTGAACTCATTTTCCACGGACCAGCAGTCGGTATTTTCGCCTTACGGGACGATAAAATCGTATTAGTTCGTCAGTATAGAAAAGGAATCGAGGCAGTTAGTTTAGAAGTGCCAGCTGGATTAGTAGATCCTAATGAAGATTTATTGGTGGCCGCTAAACGAGAATTTGCGGAAGAAACAGGGATGGCTGGTGAAAATTGGCAGCAACTAGACGGCTTCTATGTGACGCCAGGTTATAATGATGAATTCATTCAAATGTATGCCTGCCAAAATGTTACTGATTTACCAGAGCCGCCCGCACAAGACGACGATGAAAATATCGAACTCGTATACCTAGACTTTGGTCAAGCGAAAGCAGCGATTGCCTCAGGAGAGATTTCCGATATGAAGACTATTTACGCCATTCAATATTGGCAAATTTTAACATTACAAGGATAG
- the thiI gene encoding tRNA uracil 4-sulfurtransferase ThiI, which translates to MKELIMIRYGELSTKGKNKRNFVSTLAKNIREALSEYPDIKINQQHDFMFMELNGAPQEEVLSGLEKVFGIQSFSPAIELERDFDLLKEAAIKLVKAEIAKNDVQSFKVATSRSDHNYSMDTNDVNQALGGFLAEEFPELKVQMKKPDLTIRVKVREKDFLVSSEWINGAGGLPVGTSANAVLMLSGGIDSPVAGYLAMKRGIRITAVHFASPPYTSPQALNKAKDLTEKLTKFGGWINFVEVPFTETQEAIKEHVNPAYLMTITRRMMMRISDELRKRYRGLAIVNGESIGQVASQTLESMFAINEVTSTPVIRPVVAMDKLEIIDISQKIDTFDLSIQPFEDCCTVFAPPSPKTKPKLDDIAYYEAKLDIEGLVQRAVDGAVGEKIMPGSRSMEDADNFSDLL; encoded by the coding sequence ATGAAAGAATTAATTATGATTCGCTATGGTGAATTATCAACTAAAGGGAAGAACAAGCGGAACTTTGTGTCGACTCTAGCGAAGAACATCCGTGAAGCTTTAAGTGAGTATCCAGATATTAAGATCAATCAACAACATGACTTTATGTTCATGGAATTAAATGGTGCGCCTCAGGAAGAAGTTTTATCTGGTCTGGAGAAAGTCTTTGGTATTCAAAGTTTTTCACCGGCTATTGAATTAGAGCGTGATTTTGATTTATTAAAAGAAGCTGCAATTAAATTAGTGAAAGCAGAAATCGCTAAAAATGATGTACAATCATTCAAAGTGGCGACTTCTCGCTCAGACCACAATTATTCAATGGATACAAACGATGTTAACCAAGCATTAGGTGGGTTTTTAGCAGAAGAATTTCCTGAATTAAAAGTTCAAATGAAGAAACCTGATTTAACTATTCGAGTGAAGGTGCGCGAAAAAGATTTCTTGGTTTCGTCTGAGTGGATTAATGGGGCAGGTGGTTTACCGGTTGGTACATCAGCCAATGCTGTTTTGATGTTGTCTGGTGGTATTGATTCACCAGTTGCTGGGTACTTAGCTATGAAACGTGGTATTAGAATTACAGCTGTCCACTTTGCTTCCCCTCCATATACAAGTCCACAAGCTTTAAATAAAGCTAAAGATTTGACAGAAAAATTAACTAAATTTGGTGGCTGGATCAATTTTGTAGAGGTGCCATTTACTGAAACGCAAGAAGCTATCAAAGAGCATGTTAATCCAGCTTATTTGATGACCATTACTCGTCGCATGATGATGCGAATTTCAGATGAATTGCGTAAACGGTATAGAGGATTAGCTATTGTGAATGGTGAGTCTATCGGACAAGTAGCATCACAAACATTAGAATCAATGTTTGCTATCAATGAGGTGACTAGCACACCAGTGATTCGTCCGGTTGTAGCTATGGATAAACTAGAAATTATTGATATTTCACAAAAAATTGATACTTTTGATTTGTCTATTCAACCGTTTGAAGATTGCTGTACGGTATTTGCACCACCATCACCAAAAACGAAGCCAAAATTGGATGATATTGCTTATTATGAAGCAAAATTAGATATTGAAGGTTTGGTACAGCGAGCGGTTGACGGTGCGGTTGGAGAAAAAATTATGCCTGGGTCGCGCAGTATGGAAGATGCAGACAACTTTAGTGACTTGCTATAA
- the gndA gene encoding NADP-dependent phosphogluconate dehydrogenase, with amino-acid sequence MTEAHIGVVGMAVMGKNLALNIESRGYTVAVFNRTTSKAKAVVDENSDKNLVFTETVEEFVNSLEKPRRILLMVQAGKATDATISQLMPLLDKDDVIIDGGNTFFQDTIRRSNEIDGSGIHFIGMGVSGGEEGALKGPSLMPGGPKEAYDIVEPILKQIAAKAPSDGEPCVTYIGPNGAGHYVKMVHNGIEYGDMQLIAETYDLLRCHLDLPVTEIADHFADWNTGELDSFLIEITADILTKHDPETGKPMVDVILDRAGNKGTGKWTSQSALDVGVPLQTITESVYARYISALKDQRVRASKVLAGPENTAFEGDKNDFVEKIRKALYFSKIMSYAQGFYQYRTASEEYDWNLNYKEIAAIFRAGCIIRAGFLEKIMDAYENNADLENILLDEYFMDIAKDYQQATREVAAEAIKSGIPVPGFTSALSYYDSYRSETLPANIIQAQRDYFGAHTYERVDAEGSYHLLWDKEEQIDA; translated from the coding sequence ATGACTGAAGCACATATTGGTGTTGTCGGAATGGCCGTAATGGGCAAGAACTTAGCGTTGAATATCGAAAGCCGTGGATATACGGTGGCTGTATTTAACCGTACTACCAGCAAAGCAAAAGCTGTTGTAGATGAAAATTCAGATAAAAACTTAGTTTTTACTGAGACTGTGGAAGAGTTTGTGAATTCATTAGAAAAACCTCGCCGTATCTTATTAATGGTACAAGCAGGTAAAGCAACAGATGCAACAATCAGTCAATTAATGCCATTATTAGATAAAGACGATGTCATTATTGATGGCGGAAACACATTCTTCCAAGATACAATTCGTCGTTCTAACGAAATTGACGGTTCTGGTATCCACTTCATTGGTATGGGTGTTTCTGGTGGTGAAGAAGGCGCGCTTAAAGGCCCTAGCTTGATGCCAGGTGGTCCTAAAGAAGCGTATGATATAGTTGAACCAATCTTAAAACAAATTGCAGCTAAAGCGCCTAGCGATGGCGAACCATGTGTAACTTACATCGGCCCCAACGGAGCTGGACACTACGTTAAGATGGTTCACAACGGTATCGAATACGGTGACATGCAATTAATCGCTGAAACTTACGATTTATTACGTTGTCATTTAGACTTACCTGTTACTGAAATCGCTGATCATTTTGCAGATTGGAACACTGGTGAATTAGACAGTTTCCTAATCGAAATTACAGCTGATATTTTAACAAAACATGATCCAGAAACAGGTAAACCAATGGTTGACGTGATTTTGGACCGTGCAGGTAACAAAGGTACTGGTAAATGGACTTCTCAATCAGCATTAGATGTTGGTGTACCATTACAAACAATTACTGAATCAGTTTACGCACGTTACATTTCAGCATTGAAAGACCAACGTGTTCGTGCTTCTAAAGTGTTAGCTGGACCAGAAAATACAGCATTCGAAGGCGACAAAAATGACTTCGTTGAAAAAATTCGTAAAGCTTTATACTTCTCTAAAATCATGTCTTACGCGCAAGGTTTCTACCAATACCGTACAGCGTCAGAAGAATATGATTGGAACTTGAACTATAAAGAAATCGCAGCTATTTTCCGTGCTGGATGTATCATCCGTGCAGGCTTCCTAGAAAAAATCATGGACGCTTACGAAAACAACGCTGACTTAGAAAACATCTTATTAGATGAATACTTTATGGATATTGCTAAAGATTACCAACAAGCAACTCGTGAAGTAGCAGCAGAAGCAATTAAGTCTGGTATTCCAGTACCTGGTTTCACATCTGCCTTGTCTTACTACGATAGCTACCGTTCAGAAACTTTACCAGCGAACATCATTCAAGCACAACGTGACTACTTTGGTGCGCATACTTATGAACGTGTTGATGCTGAAGGTTCTTATCACTTATTATGGGATAAAGAAGAACAAATCGATGCTTAA
- a CDS encoding toxic anion resistance protein produces the protein MTEDKNQPLNKQSDNISKSVDDLIANPFQDATLANSPLENLANTDEETGMEQTIYQQLSKDRQDQAKALSEKIDASDSQSIVSYGAMAQKQIGDFSHQIIAQVQNQDLDVVGEQLRELLARLNDTDPSQLTNQKQNRIQRWFKKQKASLYEMNAKYQKVGYQIDEIAGHLTRQKNGLLNDNLQLDSLYQQNLEFFEALNVYIAAAQIKAERLRQEELPALKSQVTSEHDQMTIQKIADLEQFINRLEKRIYDLELTREITIQQAPQIRLIQNANQNLAEKIQSSIYTAIPLWKNQIAIQLSLYRQKDALDAQIAVTDTTNQLLTENSELLKQSSLETARQSERGVVDIETLKHSQQNLIDTITETMQIQEEGRAKRLQAEREMVQMENELKQHLLNGSQKK, from the coding sequence ATGACAGAAGACAAAAACCAACCTTTAAACAAGCAATCGGATAATATTTCTAAATCAGTGGATGATTTAATCGCCAATCCCTTCCAAGATGCGACTTTAGCCAATTCGCCCTTAGAAAACTTGGCCAATACCGATGAAGAAACGGGAATGGAACAGACCATCTACCAACAATTATCTAAAGACCGTCAAGACCAAGCTAAAGCCTTATCAGAAAAAATTGATGCTAGCGATAGCCAATCCATCGTTTCATATGGTGCCATGGCCCAAAAACAAATAGGTGACTTCTCACACCAAATTATCGCCCAAGTTCAAAACCAGGACTTAGACGTTGTCGGAGAACAGTTACGGGAATTATTAGCCCGTTTAAATGACACGGACCCAAGTCAATTAACCAACCAAAAGCAAAATCGAATTCAACGTTGGTTTAAGAAACAAAAGGCCTCTTTATATGAAATGAACGCCAAATATCAAAAAGTTGGCTACCAAATTGATGAAATTGCAGGTCACCTAACCCGTCAAAAGAACGGCTTGTTAAATGACAACCTACAATTAGATAGCTTATACCAACAAAATTTGGAATTTTTCGAAGCTTTAAATGTCTATATCGCTGCTGCCCAAATCAAAGCAGAACGACTACGTCAAGAAGAATTACCTGCCTTAAAGAGTCAGGTAACCAGTGAACATGACCAAATGACTATCCAAAAAATTGCCGACTTAGAGCAATTTATTAACCGACTTGAGAAACGGATTTACGACTTGGAGCTAACACGCGAAATTACTATCCAACAAGCACCGCAAATTCGTTTAATTCAAAATGCCAACCAAAACTTGGCTGAGAAAATCCAATCATCTATTTATACAGCCATTCCTTTATGGAAAAACCAAATCGCTATCCAATTATCCCTATACCGTCAAAAAGATGCTTTGGATGCCCAAATTGCTGTGACAGATACCACGAACCAATTATTAACAGAAAACTCTGAATTGTTGAAACAATCATCACTTGAAACAGCAAGACAGTCTGAACGTGGTGTGGTAGATATTGAAACCTTGAAACACTCACAACAAAACCTGATTGATACCATTACTGAGACCATGCAAATTCAAGAAGAAGGACGGGCTAAACGTCTACAAGCTGAACGTGAAATGGTACAAATGGAGAATGAATTAAAACAACATTTACTTAATGGTAGTCAAAAAAAATAA
- the rpsD gene encoding 30S ribosomal protein S4 yields the protein MSRFTGSNWKVSRRLGISISGTGKEIARRPYAPGEHGNGRRAKLSEYGLQLQEKQKLRFIYGMNEKQFANLFVQAGKIKEGKHGVNFMILLEQRLDNVVYRLGLATTRRQARQLVNHGHITVDGKRVDIPSFRVQPGQVISVREKSKDVKVIKEAVEGLYGHVPYVQFDAEKLEGSLIRLPQRDEMNQEIDESLVVEYYNKLI from the coding sequence ATGTCTCGTTTTACAGGATCTAACTGGAAAGTTTCTCGTCGTTTAGGTATCTCAATTTCAGGTACTGGTAAAGAAATCGCTCGTCGTCCATACGCACCAGGTGAACATGGTAATGGTCGTCGTGCTAAATTATCTGAATACGGCTTACAATTACAAGAAAAACAAAAATTACGTTTCATCTACGGCATGAACGAAAAGCAATTTGCTAACTTATTCGTTCAAGCTGGTAAAATCAAAGAAGGTAAACACGGTGTTAACTTCATGATCTTACTAGAACAACGTTTAGATAACGTAGTTTACCGTTTAGGTTTAGCGACTACTCGTCGTCAAGCTCGTCAATTAGTAAACCACGGTCACATTACTGTAGACGGTAAACGTGTTGATATCCCATCATTCCGCGTTCAACCAGGGCAAGTAATCTCTGTACGTGAAAAATCTAAAGATGTTAAAGTAATTAAAGAAGCAGTTGAAGGCTTATACGGTCACGTACCTTACGTACAATTCGACGCTGAAAAATTAGAAGGTTCTTTAATTCGTTTACCACAACGTGACGAAATGAACCAAGAAATCGACGAATCTCTAGTCGTTGAATACTACAACAAATTAATCTAA